The Schistocerca gregaria isolate iqSchGreg1 chromosome 2, iqSchGreg1.2, whole genome shotgun sequence genome contains the following window.
TTGTCTCCATCTTAAATAGTAGCATCATACAACACCAATAGTTCTAAAGACGCAGTACGTGATTGTACTACATGTGACTTACTACTTATGTGCACTGTAGAGCTGTCGTCCCGTACCGTTgttactgctggcagccaagatgtcggaagtcggtacccgtcttctctgctCATGTTGACCAGTAGCTTGGctatttctattgcttctctaatCTCCCTCCTGAAAGTAAAGGCCGTTTCGCCAATAAGCGTGCTTCACCAAAATCAATCTGTTTGccgcactcatcctggtgttctgctACCGCTGACTTGATGTGCTGTCTTAGTCGGATATGTCTGTCGTGTTCACATACCTGATGGGTCACCCCGTCtcgcatacatacattaatccacaTTCGCATCTGATTTCGTAAACTCCAGCAGCATGTAGTTTGTTAACTGTATCTTCCGTTGTGAGAAGAACAACTTTTATTCTTTTGTTGCTTCGGAAAATGGGCTCCATGCCTGCTCGGCGGAGACTTTGGCCCACACCTTGAACATATGGCAATAAAGCGATATTTTGTGCTTTCTTCTGCTCTCCTCTATGGCCTTCATTCTTTGTCGCCATAGTTTTTTTATTGCTTTCATTCCATAACCATTGGCACCAATAATGGACTTGAGGTTTTGTACTTCACCCTTTAGATGTTCCTTATCGCTGATCTTGTGAGCCCTCTTGGTTAAAGAGTCCAGGGCGAATATCTTCGGTGTAAGGTGATGATGGGAGGAGACATCCAGGTTCCTGTCTGTACTGGTTTGCTTCCTATTTATATATAACAAATATATACATGCTATTACATATCGCTTGTTTACATATTATACATCGTTCATTTGTTTGTATGCTTTATTCCATGGGTTCAGTGTGTTGAAAATTTGAAACTCGTAAAGGTTAATGAATTGTGCCATCAAAacctttctatatttcaaaattgtgCTATATCTGAATAGTCACCTGCCTCTACCATAGATGTATTTCTCCATCAAGTAATGGAACAAGCGCTTATGCTGAGCTATAAATCGAATCGTCTTTTCGTGAAGTTGCCCAGACGTGTCACTAGGCTAGCGGGCATGTGCTGCAGGCTGTACAGCCATCAGTTATTAGAGTCAGACACATTTTTTTGCTGaatgaagaaatatttatgcgataacATTAAAAAACACTTTGTTGTAAGGTATAAGTGACTAAATGACGTGATTAACCTCTTAAAGGTATGCTTTTGTTTTGGGCCCATTGATGAAACCTACCATTGACTATTCCAAACTTTTGATGGCAGTATGGAATATAGAAACGAGTAATGAAGTTTGTTGAAAGCTATGTATAGGATGGTCATGCATTGGGACAATAGACTCATGTTTTATGTAACCAGCAAACCGTTTGAGACGAGAAAACAAAATTAACTTCCTGTAAAGAAAGAGCCTCAATACTTAGACCCCGAAAAACAGTACGGAATTTTATAAGTAGTACATATACACAGGTTCTGAGGGAGAAATGAATGCGAACAAAAATAGTCAATAAGGTGGTTTTATTTTTTGGGTGTTGTTACAGGGTCGCGCCATTCTGTTTAGGCGACGGGTGCGACGGGGATGGCGTCTCCGGTGGCGACGTAGCCGAACTCGTCGGCCTTGTACTTGATGTCGACGGGCTTGCCCTCGGGGCTGGTGTACTGGTACTGGCCGCTCTTGATCAGCACGTGGTCCTTGCCGTCAGGGGTGGGCTTCAGCTCGCCGTGCTCCACCACCGTGATGCCGTTGGCCGTCTGGTACCTGCCAATAAAAACCAGAACACAGCTTGACAAAGTTCTTTTTCGGTCAGGCAATTTGTCAACTCCATCAAAACAATGGCTATTCTGCGAGAGCAGGATTCAAACGCCTTCTAATCGTTCCCATTGAGATGTGGATTCCCTTTTTAATCGCAGGCTGGATGCTTTCCCAGTCCTTCCAGAGCTGAACTACTGTATTCTCCAACCATGACAATTTTCACTGAAGCTTGCATCCAAGCCTCATCCATCGTCTTAATCCAGTCGCATCAAAAGACGAGCTTTAGCGCATGAAGTTCGTATGGCATGTAAATCGTGCATGATGAGCTCACCTGGAAAATGCGCCCTTCATTGTATGAATGGGTTGTGTTCGATTCTTAGCTAATAGATGGctctaaatttattttaatattctaAAACGATGCGCAGGTCATGCGTGTCGCGTGGTAACTGATCGTAGTAAACAATCAACATGGCAAAGAGTCTAGTGCTTGGTGATGTTAAGAAGGATTTACAGAAGCTTGTTGATAGTGTTTTAAGCAGTGATAGTGTAGTAAGTGAATGGTTTTCAGTGATACAGATTCTGAAGAATCGCAAGCAATAGTCCAGAGTGGCCTTGAGTATCAGAAGGGAATGAGTGGCGTAGACATTCAATAGGAGATGACTGCTTTCTGTCTAATCATGGGATGCCTAGTGAAGGGCTATAGAAATAATTCTTTAATCTTACTGATATGTGCGTTTCCAGTGCCATCACAGTGTATCGCAAGATCAGTGGAAAGAAAAAAGAAGCTAGTAACCAATTTTTGACCCAGCTTCGCATAGCAAATGGAAGTTAGCGCACAGCTTTCCTTGTACTTTGTTCTCGGGCGACCATAAGTGAGTACCAGCCTTATGAGAGAGACTTTAGACAATAACATGAGCTTATTTCTCGATGCTCATAACGTCAACTGAAAAGGGAAAAAGTCATAAGAAGTGTGTTTTGTGCTACTTAAGAGGGAAAAAAATGAATTGAAAAAAGTGTAGTTTTGCTCTACATTTGGAAGACTGATTTCAACAGACCCAACTATTATACTAGCTCATATGTAAAACAATCATGCCATCTGATTTGTATGAAATTTGTTTTCACTACATACTGATGAACGGTATTTTAATACGATGTCATTGTGTATCAGAAAAGATACGGCATGAAATTTGAATGCTTCGCCTGCTGTTAAGCCGTGAAAATTAATGATATACAATGTAAATTAGTTTCTGAGAACGATAAATACATTACGGTAAGTCTACAACTAATTCTTTAGCAAAGGACTCCTCTGGTGAGTCGTCAACCTTCCGCCAGCAAACAATGAAAGGAAATTGTCTTGTTCATGGAATCTGGAACACTAAGTGGCGTTCGATGTCAACTTGACTGAAGGAAACATGTGGTCCGCATATTATGGTAGACGTTTTTTACGATAAATGATAGGCTTGAAGAAATATTCGCAGGACTGGTGTATCCTAAAAAAACTATAAGAAGTGTAATGAGATACGAGGAATTTGGTGGCACAGAACTACCGATTTAGTGTAATGCTGAAGTGAAGCTATTATACGTCTTACAGAAAAGGACTGGACCTAGAGAATTGTGGAAAAGAGTACTAGTTCACATAATTAATTGTGATAACAGAAAAGAATTTTTTGGTAAAGCGAGACGTAAGGCATTTTGTTACACTTTATTTGTAAGAATCATTTCAAACTTTCAAAATATTCGTCTTCCATGTGAAGAATATCGAACATTAATAATGAACGATAGAACAATGCGCCAACGAGGTAAATATCTACGTGGATGACACCCCTTTAACCCCTCTTTGAGTAGATATTTAATTATCTTTCGACTTGCTGTTCAATTTAAATGTTCCGTTTTACATACCGTTTACATGAGGATGCTAGACGTGTCCAAGAGAGATGACGTACATTTAAATGGCATTAATGGTTGGAGTTTGATGGCGGCTGCAGGCGCAGTGCGCTGTACTTACGTGAGAGAGTACTGGCCGCTGGCGTCGCGGACCTCCTCTCGTGACAGGACCTCGATGGGCTTGACGTCTGCCGTCACCGCCGCTACGGCCACGGCAAGGAACTGTGGGAACAAGGAGGACACGCTAAGGCGCTGCTTCCTAGCCGAACGTGGCTACTGCACACACTACAAGAGCATTGTGTTAATGCACTCGACTTCCAAATCCCTCAAGTCCGACAACGTTTATACATTGCCTAGCAATATGAGAGCTGACTTTCGCCGTTTACTACTGTGGTGTAGCCAGCTTCTCGAGTGTGTTACAAGTGTACGCCTCGCAGATATAAAAACGATTATAATGTATCTGTAAATTTCCACATCTCTACTTCTATTGGCTCCAGAGTCGTCCAAAAAATGGTGTACGcaggtcttggccagaaatgaaagtgacagacgaGGGAGATCCAGATGTCCATGCGCTTAGAAATAACAGTATTTCTGGCACGAGTCGAGCAAGGCATGACCCATTTATGTTAGTGCACTTTACAGGCAGCGATTGGCGTAGCGAAGAGAGTAAACAACGACAATGGGAGTGTCGTGGCACCAAGTCCTTTTTAAGTTACATACACTGCAAATAAccagaaataatgctcaatatattgtatttatcaatattttcagaaaaggtaTGAAAAGTAAAAGCGAAGAAAAATTTTGGACTGCAAGTAAATTTCCAGGATTTTTTCTTTCTGATAAGGTGTGCACGAGAACTACACATATATGAAAAAAGATGcttttattattttgcagttgaTGGTTTACAAGTGCTGGGCTGATATttacagtaaaaacaggagaaacaaTAATTTTCTCGGCATCTCGCATACTTTATGAACGCCCCATTTTTAACCGTTGCTTTAGTTACTATCCCTTCTTCTAAAATTACTTGCGAATTTCTCGTGGGAACtgtaagaaagatcctttattgcaaatttatttgcaatctccTTTGCCATTCCTTTTCATGCCTgttttgaaaatattaataaatataatctaccgagcattatttcagtttatttgcagcgtatgtaactgaaaaattaaaaaaaagatgttttcGCATAAGGACTCGACTCCAAGACCCTCCGATTAGCGTTTTGTACTTTTTCCGCTGCGCCGCCTGCAAACTACGATAGCATAAATGATTCATGAATCGTCTGACCTGCgccaaaaatattactttttcctAAACACTTGTGACCTTACACTTCCTGTCACTTTCGTTTCCGGTCGAGCCCTCCATGTACCACAGACATGAACGAAgacggtgatgacgagtaggcgcgaTCCTCTTGTGGGGCCTGTTCGGATTGGCCCATTGTTACCCACAAGGCAGTACGAGGAGAGATATGTGACCGTGGTACATGTGAAGCGTGTCGCTCATTCCTCTGGCCTTTTTCCAGTAGATGAATCTTCATAACGTTGCTGTTTCTTTATCAAGCAGCTTTACATTTGGCCTCACGGAGCTCAGTGGATCTATTTCTAAAAATCCAAGCAAgcagcgggaatcgaaccctagtCCTGCCGAAGCTAACTACTCGGTTACGGTATTGTAACGCTTGATACTTTTCGGTTTCTTCGAGAGATCATCCTGTAGTTTGATTTCAGGGTTGGAAACAAAGCCAAGAGATCTCATACAATGACCTGTGCAGTCGAGCGTGCACATGCGGCACTAACCGTCACTGCTACGACGTACAATATTTTTTGTAACTGCCCATCAGTCAAATGTGACGCACCGAGGGAACCACCACATTGATTGAAATATTCGACTAGTTCGGAGGAGTGGATCTCAAATTTCTGTCCAGCCATCTTCATTCAGATTTCTCTCGGTGCCTGTAAATTGTCATCCGAATTTCCTCCAATAGGCCATGCGCGATTTTTTCCCCCACTTCTTCTCCAAATTAGATACCTAGTACTCAGTCTCCAATGACAACGTCGACGTTAAAACGTGACCTGCCTTCAAATGTTAATCATAATGGAGTTTCAGAGACGTAATGAAGCGAATTATTATAAAATCGCTCTCCGCCAGATTTAGAAGTTCGCCACGGGCTTAAATAACTCATTGTTTTGTATGCAAATGTGTGTGTTTATTATGGTTGCTTGACGAGAGAGCTGTAACATTTACGACTTTCACAGTAGCTAAAGTTTAATACATTTAATCAGATGTAAATTAGGATGACATTACGATGATGCTACGGTATGAGAACACTTATAGAAAGAATCCTAACATCAGTAACACTATAACCTATACGAGCATATTGCATTAATTAAGCGTGAAGTTGCTAAAGTGTATAATTGTATTAGAATTATTGTATGCCATCGAAAAGCTCTTAAGGAGCAAAGAACAATTAAACAGTTCTCGGTTACGTCCGTTATGATATATAGCTCAGAACTGTGGCCAAGGGAGAAGCATAAAGCACAAAAATTAAGAGTTTATGGGCAGATGTTTTTATGCTTGGCCAGGAGAATATTATTATGTTGATTTTGTGCCTCACGGCCTTGTGTGACTGGACGACAGTTTGTCGACTAGGTGCTTTATCTGCAAAGGGCTTAGTGAAGGCGAACGAGAAGAGTGCGGATGTGCTACATATCTTGTATGGCAGGTCTACAGAAGGGAGGTGCTCAATGCGAGTGCTGCTGGCGCTCAGCCTGTAGCTTGAATAACAGCAATGGGGCTGCCGTCGGAGGAGTCGCCATTTACAGTGTAGCATTCCTTAACCCCATGAGATTTTGGGGATAGGCTGCAAGTTTGACCCAAGCAATTGGAGAACATCCTGTCTATCAACAACTTTACGCCACCACGTACAGATGATTTTTTTTCTACCATCAGGAATTGAACTGGATACTTCCAAGTCAGTTCAGGGGACGGGGGTTAGAGCAGTCCGTAAAAAATACAGAATTGCTGGTATTAACATACCTGGAACTTTTGAAAGGAAGAATGTTGTGAACGAAAAATCTGAAAGTCTTCCCATTCTAGTTTTGCGCGGCGTAAAAGAACTACATACAGTCTATGTAATCAGAGTCTTTTGATTAGCGTCGCTGCTACAGAAACAGATATCCTTGGGTCAATTATTCCCACTCCGCTTATTTCTGTGTTGGAAAGGTTTCTTTGTGGGCCCAATCAGGTTCTTGTGTCCACAGCGAAGCTGCTTGAGTAATTTAAGCAGTACATTGGATACGAAACAGCCGAAACAAATTCAATTCGAAAAGCTTTCACCTGGCTGGGAGCAACATgaagttaatttaattttttactacTGATGAACATATACATTGTCCTTAATGTTCTACCATAATAAATGCTCATTGACTATTCATTATGTTAATAACTTCCGTACAGTATATGGCAGATTTATATCCTTGTGAGGGTAGTAACTTCACAGTGTAGGTTAAGTATTGGGCGTTAGGATGAATGAAATCCATATATGCGATAAGCAAGCAAATTGCTTTACGTTGGAGTGAGCAGACAAAATATTCCAGCTCCTCAACGGATTCTGCATTAGTTAAGCTTTCTGCATCATATGGCCTCATTCATAATAAAGACTGATGAAGGAAACTGTCTTACATCTGCAAAAGGTCTAGTAGGTTCTGTTGTCGCAAAGTTGTTCTTCTAATTATATCCACAAGTTTGCACAACACATTTATTGGTAAGTCTGAGGATAATCTGTTCCGGCTTTAAAACTCTTTAACTCAGTAACTTAACAGATACTTAAGACACTTTCTagttagaaacatcccccaggctgtggctaagcgatgtctccgcaatatcctttcttccaggagtgctagttctgcaaggttcgcagaagtgcttctgtgaagtttggaaggtaggagacgaggtactagcagaatcgaagctgtgaggaccgggcgtgagtcgtgcttgggtagctcagtggtagagcgctttcccgccaaaggcaaacgtcccgagttcgagtctcggtccggcacacagtattaatctgcctggaagtttcatatcagcgcattctccgcttcagagtgaaaatctcattctagttagaAATTGTTGTAATGACAAAGCTCTGGGACAGACGGAAACATATTACACTTATCCTTAGGAAAAACCCAATGGAAGCTGTTCGCTATTGCTAGCACAGCTGAAGGAAAGATCAGTTCATTCGTTGTGAGCTATGATTCCCTTAAGTCACtgaaggcaaatgtcgggatggcttCTTTGAAAGGGAACCAcacatttcctttcccatccttcacaaATTTTCTCTTCTGCCTCCTCTCTAATGAactcttcctctccctccctcgTTGTGAGACCAGGTATTCACTCATTCACAGGAAATTTTCTTAATGTAAACTGAAGGACAATCTCTTTAATGTCACGTAATTCGTCTGTTGTTTCATCAGCGACTAAAGGTTTACTCCTCCAAGTTAGTTGTCAGTATCATATTAGATCTACAACTTTTCTGCCACcattttgcaatagatggcagcaGCGGCAAGTGGTCGTGCAAATCATGGGTCGTAAGTGTCACACAATGAAGTGAGGCATTTGTAAACGAAACGCCACTAAAATATTTGTCGATTTCCGATTGTTTCATAAAGTTGTTCCCGACTGACTATGTCaacttacgagcctaattctcgtcatttgcgggaattAAATTGTGCTTTAACATAAggaaatctgcggctgaggctcataaaCTACTGGGTATGACCTATGGTGAGGCACTTACTAGTAAAAGGACGGGCACAGAATGGTTTCAACGCTGCAAGAACAGTGATTTTGACGTCGAAGACCGGTATAGCGGTGGAAGACCGAAGGTTTTCGAAGCTACTAATGCTGATGGGAAGAATCACCGGTGGCCGGTATCGAAAGCAACTGATTTGTTTGAGCCGAGCTCTGAAAGACAAACGGCGTCAATACAGCGATAGACGTGAAAAAGTGATTTTGCAGCGTGACAATTCTTGACCCCATGTCGTAAAACTCGTCAAATCATGCTTGGAAACGCTGAAATGGGACATCCTACCCCAACCCCTGTACTCTACGGACATTGCTCATTGGTCCCTCTGACTAACTCCTTTTCTGATCGATGGCACACGGCCTGGCTGAGCAGCACTTCCGGTCATATGATTAAGTGCAAAATTGGATAGATTCATGGATATTCTTGAAAGACTCCCAGTTCTTCCTCCGCGGGATTAGTATACTGCCCGGAAGATAGGAGAAAGTAATCGCCAGCGATGGTCAATATTTTCTAccgtaatttttttgtaagtttttcacaatacaaCCTGgaacttcaagaaaaaactgcgaGAACGAAACTGTAGACTTAATAAACGACTGACTTTTTTCTGCGACATTGTAGAAAAGTTTTGcagatttactacatttatttgGTTCTGTTTTTCTCCAAAGCGAGTTAGAAACATTCTATAGTCAGGATCTATCTGTTGAATTATAAAATGTTCCTGGCTTTGGTTAGAAAATAGCAGGATATATTGAGTTCAAAGAGCTATTATCGTTGAAGGCAATAGTAACTATATAACGCGTTATCACTGTATATTTATATGAAACTGCGTGAATAAAAGTGCACCTAGCCCTGTAAAACTGCAAAGACGTTGCATGAAGCAGGCGTCGTGAGTTACTTACCACCAATGCGACCTTCATGTTGCTGGGACGGCTTGTTGGCTGGTCTGTGTCTGAGCGGCTGCTGTGCCCTCAGGTCCGCCGCAGGCCCTTAAATACTAGAACTCTGAGAACCTTGAGCAGCCACAGGTGTTTGTCACCCGCGCATCGTTACCGACCCTGTTTTCCGTCTCATCCAAAAAGAGTGCGCACTGCACCGCAGCACTGAAACAGGAGTTTCCCGACGGATTTTCGAGCCAGACTTTTCAATACAGCGAAATTCTTTTCCATTCTAGATCTATCTGCATCCTCGAAAAGTCACTCTAATGCTTGGACGACTGTCTCGAGGTACGGCTTCCTCACATGAAATTTGAAATGAAGACCCATCTCCGGCAACTACTGAATTTCATTTAGTTTGCACAAACCAATTAGAAGCTTATAGCAGCACCGTGAGGTGTTGCACTAGCCGCCATGGTTACCGGAAGTTTGGAAAATAGACTAAATTTGTTAAGAGACAATAATTCATCCAGCTAAGCGTTTTTATCAAGTTACTTTCTTGACTAGTCGGTAAAAATttacaattgattttaaactaacttcctgatGATCTAGAGAGTTGAAATTTTGAACATAGCCCAGGACTGGGTGACTACGCGATATTAATTCGTTTCCGTGTCAGGTGTGTGGGAGTGGGTACTTAAGTATTCTGTCTTCTCGATGAACTAGAGACTTGGAACTTTCCATATAGCTCAGAAATTCAtgataatgcaatattaactcgctttcgtgTCTGCTGTGTGACAGATGGTACTTCGTGCATCAATGCTATTGTCCTGTTTTCCCATTACAGTCGCAAATGTTTCGCATTAAGCACGACTGTTGAGAAGCTTCCATGCgaactggaatctctctaatttttaccttcaaGACGTTTTCGCGAGTAATACGtcggaggaagcaatacattgattGACTCAGGTGAAGATAAATAAATCTGAAATTTGCCGCATGTCTATGATGTAATcttatcaaaatgtttgaaatcgacgcTTTTAAAATGAGCtaaacatatgaaataaaatcttctaACCCCATTGAGATAATCCTGAAAATTTGTACTTGTGAAATTTCAACAGCTATTACAATACTTGttaaatttgaaacaaaaaatatggAAGGCATGCAACAGAATTAATTAGGAATGTAGTATCTATCATCCAGTAAAATCACACAACATTTTACATCACTTgcagtgcaacaaaattgttagtgaCTTATTTGAACTATTAATGCATCATTTATCTATTCTATGaaccccacgtttttcgttttaaattttactaGTATTGTCCTAGCTCTTGAAAATTTACAAGCACAACTTTCTAGCACTATTTGTATCGGGTTAAAAACCTATATGGGACTATAAgacattattttatactttttagtctgtTTTAAAAGcgtgttacatttaaaaaaatttactgaaatAAGTGCTACTGTGCTACTTGTATCAGACGAGAGATTCACTTAGAACACCAAAACATTTTTTAGTTCACTGGCAACAAACGGCGTCGTAGCACGCATTATCGTAactcatcattaaaaaaaaaatgtttccgaaGTAGTACAAGACAGGTCACTGCAAACATAACTACAGTCACTGATATGCAGTCACTGACCAACAGCAGAATAGGAAACAGTAGTTACATGTACCTTCACATATGACATGTTTGTGTATCACGCAGACTACGTGTTTCATAATTACTTAAATTATATCCTGTTTCACTCTTTTATgagtaataaaaatggaaaaagagAAAAATGATAATTTACGAGATTTTATGTTAGCAGAAATTGCACTTGCTGTTTCTCGCAGGAGCAGCCCTAAATTCCGGAACGATTCAGATTTACTGTAGTTTCACAACAGTACTTGACGTTAATAGAGGAATTAACTCCAACAATGCCACGAAAGATTTTCATCTCTTTATTGACGGGGCGTTAAAATCTTAGCGACATCGACGTCGACAGACAGTTAATCGCTAGCCTTCCTTCCTTAGACAGGCGTCAGAAACTTACTCCTCATTTATTCATTGCTTCCACTTAATTTCAAAAGTAGCTTCTCGTGAATCCCACTTTACAGAAAGCGTATAATCTTCTTAAACACAATGTTCGGAAGCAATAGTGAACGCTGGTATTACTAACACAGTGTTATTGCGTTTATAAATATCAGCTACTACCAGAATTCtctgacaaaattaaaaattttatttcagcagtttGATAGATAAAGCCGCAGACATTTGCATTCTGCAGAGACAAGATCCAGTGTCGAGTACAGTTCCGGCGTATAGCTTTGCATATCAAAAATATGTAGCCCATCGAGAACACTGTCAAAAGTAAAACGCTCCATTGTATTGTCGGAATAGATCGTCAAGTTTCGTGCAACCCCGCATGTCTTTATGATAACTTAGCATTTCACCACCTGGCTCCTGCCTCTATCGAATATTGGGCTCTTCCTTTGAGGGAGGGTTTCATACTCTGACAAACGTAGCTTAATTCTCAGCGGTTTTTTTTACCATTAATACTTTCGATTTTCATTGTGTTCTTGTCATGTTCAAACTTAGAATGCTAGTATCAGTTATTTAAAGAACAAAGATGTGAAGTTCAAAAATACTCTTTAATACGCATCTAAACAGAATACAGCAGGTACCTACTTAGGAGAGGCATTTAAGTAATCAAGATTTGACCGTCCTTTATAgtgtgtgaaaaatgtttttaaaacatttactaTAAAAGGGAAGGGCATTCAGCTGTTATCATCTCATTAACTCATTCGGAATAATATCTCAGAACTTTAGATTCCTCAGAATAACACGTTTCCCATCGGTCAAAGCAAGGATGCGATtttctttcgaattgtggtgcattGTAGCTAGAAGTTTGAAAATTTAGGAACATTCTTcagtaaattatattttaaaagagCTAATTTACCGGCCAGCTAGCATCGTGGGGTGTCTGTGAGGCTTTGATATCCTCCCCACCCTCCcacctctacctctctctctctttttattgatGTAGACGAAATAAGTTGATTCACAATTAGTAAGCACAGAGAATGTCATTTGCAAGTGCATTGAATGTTGAACAGTTGTTACTGTGAACATGAGCTACTATGTAGTGTATATTTAACAAGAAGTGTTCGACAGCTTctaaatattacaataattttcaACAACTTTAGTCGGAATTAGTCTCGATAATTTTGCGATTTGCTGTCTTTCCTGATTCTGCAGTTTCATACCAAGCAATGTATATTTCATGGTGTATAGCTTCGGGAGCTGGAGGAAACTCTTTGTGGATTGTATATAAAAGACTTACATGAATTATTCACAGAAGAAAAGAAACTGATAAAGGCCGACATTGGGGAAGAACAATttagggttccggagaaatgtaggaccacaggAGGCCATATCAACCCCTACGGTATCAGAAAAGAAGGTGGTCTGAAGGAAGGCAACCAGATTTAGAATACGCTTTTCATCATGCTGACTCGAACACATTCTTTGAAAAGTTTGGAAGCAGCACTGATAAGAtacaaggaagtggcttacaaaacactcgtttgatcaATACTTAAACATTGCTCGTCAGTATGTGATCCTTTGATGGAAACgaggttataagcaaagaagggaaagcagaaaggtggaaggagtatatagagggtctatacaagagcgatgtacttgaggacaatattatggaaatggaagaggatgtagatgaagatgaaataggagatacgacactgcgtgaagagtttgacagagcactgaaagacctatgtcgaaacaaggcccccggagtagacaacattccattggaactactgacagccttgggagagccagttctgacaaaa
Protein-coding sequences here:
- the LOC126327790 gene encoding larval cuticle protein 16/17-like; this translates as MKVALVFLAVAVAAVTADVKPIEVLSREEVRDASGQYSLTYQTANGITVVEHGELKPTPDGKDHVLIKSGQYQYTSPEGKPVDIKYKADEFGYVATGDAIPVAPVA